In the Streptomyces sp. f51 genome, one interval contains:
- a CDS encoding AraC family transcriptional regulator, translating to MNDRTTQGGTGGEGPEDGIRTFPFPADLSLSGVGMQVGAMGAGRTWHADAPLERVHRIDFHVVMLFHEGPVRHMIDFAEYEARAGDLLWIRPGQVHRFSSTDPYRGTVLTMQPGFLPRATVEATGLYRYDLPPLLRPDTARLEALEHALTQLEREYVDTTTLPLSLHTAVLRHSLTAFLLRLAHLAASSAEAAHEHRDTTFTRFRDAVEKDFAVNHSVSAYADALGYSRRTLVRAVRAATGETPKGFIDKRVVLEAKRLLAHTDMPIGRIGAAVGFPDSANFSKFFHQHTGSTPVAFRSELR from the coding sequence ATGAACGACAGAACCACCCAAGGCGGCACGGGCGGTGAGGGGCCCGAGGACGGGATCAGGACCTTTCCGTTCCCGGCCGATCTGAGCCTGTCCGGCGTGGGCATGCAGGTCGGCGCGATGGGCGCCGGGCGCACCTGGCACGCGGACGCCCCGCTGGAACGCGTGCACCGCATCGACTTCCACGTCGTGATGCTCTTCCACGAGGGGCCCGTACGGCACATGATCGACTTCGCCGAGTACGAGGCCCGCGCGGGCGACCTGCTGTGGATCCGGCCCGGCCAGGTGCACCGCTTCTCCAGCACCGACCCCTATCGCGGGACCGTCCTGACCATGCAGCCCGGATTCCTGCCCCGCGCGACCGTCGAGGCGACCGGGCTCTACCGCTACGACCTGCCACCGCTGCTGCGCCCGGACACGGCCCGGCTGGAAGCCCTCGAGCACGCGCTCACGCAGCTGGAGCGCGAGTACGTCGACACGACCACGCTGCCGCTCAGTCTGCACACCGCGGTACTGCGGCACTCGCTCACCGCGTTCCTGCTGCGCCTGGCCCACCTCGCGGCGAGCTCCGCCGAGGCGGCGCACGAGCACAGGGACACCACGTTCACCCGGTTCAGGGACGCGGTCGAGAAGGACTTCGCCGTCAACCACAGCGTCAGTGCCTACGCGGACGCCCTCGGTTACTCGCGGCGCACCCTGGTCCGCGCGGTGCGCGCCGCCACCGGCGAGACGCCCAAGGGGTTCATCGACAAGCGGGTCGTCCTGGAGGCCAAACGGCTCCTCGCCCACACGGACATGCCGATCGGGCGCATCGGGGCCGCCGTCGGCTTCCCGGACTCGGCCAATTTCTCGAAGTTCTTCCACCAGCACACGGGCTCGACACCGGTGGCCTTCCGGTCCGAACTGCGCTGA
- a CDS encoding glycoside hydrolase family 16 protein yields MSETTGRPGRGSVRRVLVAVIGTLSLAAAAATAATLPANASAPTPPTGWTQVFADDFTGAAGSGVNTANWQYTTGTSYPGGPANFGTGEVETMTSSTSNVALDGNGNLLITPRRDASGNWTSGRIETTRTDFQPPAGGKLRMEARLQMPNVTGAAAKGYWPAFWALGAPYRGNYQNWPGVGELDIMENVQGLNTEWATMHCGTNPGGPCNETSGIGNNTPCTGTTCQAGFHTYAMEWDRSTSPEEIRFYLDGVNFHTVKANQVDATTWANATNHGYFMILNVAMGGGFPGAFGGGPDGGTEPGHPLVVDYVQVLQSAGGGGGTTPPPTGNRDAYSTIQAESYDSQSGVVGETTTDTGGGQDIGTIANGDYAVYKGVNFGSSAATQFYGRVASGAAGGVSGLVEVRLDSRTSTPVASFALANTGGWQSWRTVPANMSSVTGTHDVYLTFTSGQPADFVNVNWFDFGH; encoded by the coding sequence ATGAGTGAAACCACCGGCAGACCCGGACGCGGCTCCGTCCGGCGCGTGCTCGTCGCCGTGATCGGCACGCTGAGCCTGGCGGCGGCCGCCGCGACCGCGGCGACCCTGCCCGCGAACGCGTCCGCCCCCACACCCCCCACCGGCTGGACCCAGGTCTTCGCCGACGACTTCACCGGGGCGGCCGGGAGCGGCGTCAACACCGCCAACTGGCAGTACACGACGGGCACCAGCTACCCCGGCGGGCCGGCCAACTTCGGCACCGGCGAGGTCGAGACGATGACCTCGAGCACCAGCAACGTGGCCCTGGACGGCAACGGCAACCTGCTGATCACCCCGCGCCGTGACGCCTCGGGCAACTGGACCTCGGGCCGCATCGAGACCACCCGCACCGACTTCCAGCCGCCCGCGGGCGGCAAGCTGCGCATGGAGGCGCGGCTCCAGATGCCGAACGTGACGGGCGCCGCCGCCAAGGGCTACTGGCCCGCCTTCTGGGCACTGGGCGCGCCCTACCGCGGCAACTACCAGAACTGGCCGGGCGTCGGCGAACTGGACATCATGGAGAACGTCCAGGGCCTCAACACCGAGTGGGCCACGATGCACTGCGGCACCAACCCGGGCGGCCCGTGCAACGAGACCAGCGGCATCGGCAACAACACGCCCTGTACCGGCACGACCTGTCAGGCAGGCTTCCACACCTACGCGATGGAGTGGGACAGGTCGACCAGCCCCGAGGAGATCCGCTTCTACCTCGACGGCGTCAACTTCCACACGGTGAAGGCGAACCAGGTCGACGCGACCACCTGGGCCAACGCCACCAACCACGGCTACTTCATGATCCTGAACGTGGCGATGGGCGGCGGCTTCCCGGGTGCCTTCGGCGGCGGCCCCGACGGCGGCACGGAGCCGGGTCACCCGCTCGTCGTCGACTACGTCCAGGTGCTCCAGTCGGCCGGCGGTGGCGGCGGCACCACTCCCCCGCCCACTGGCAACCGTGACGCCTACAGCACCATCCAGGCCGAGTCCTACGACAGCCAGAGCGGTGTCGTCGGCGAGACCACCACGGACACCGGCGGCGGCCAGGACATCGGCACGATCGCCAACGGCGACTACGCGGTGTACAAGGGCGTCAACTTCGGTTCGTCGGCGGCCACCCAGTTCTACGGCCGGGTCGCGAGCGGCGCGGCGGGCGGGGTCAGCGGACTGGTCGAGGTGCGCCTCGACAGCCGTACGAGCACACCGGTCGCGAGCTTCGCGCTGGCCAACACCGGTGGCTGGCAGTCCTGGAGGACCGTGCCCGCGAACATGAGCTCCGTGACCGGAACCCATGACGTCTATCTGACCTTCACCAGCGGCCAGCCCGCGGACTTCGTGAACGTCAACTGGTTCGACTTCGGTCACTGA
- a CDS encoding Ig-like domain-containing protein has translation MLALSGCGAPAGAAEEKDTAATAASGTGTKVKTQVRTPTVTVTPADGTRKAGFAAPVVVSVADGTLSSVEVSGNDGSTLAGSFDDDRTRWISSRNPYSGTKYTVTAKATGGVEHIATFVTKSPGRTFAGYFTPEANSTSGVGMPVSINFTEAVKDRAAVEKAITVTAEPAVEVVGHWFGNTRLDFRPARYWAAGTKITLSLRLKDVEGADGVYGVQSKDVTFRIGRRQVSTVDLARKTMTVERDGTTLATYPVSGGAPDHTTWSGIMVISERFEQTRMQSSTVGLGDEYDIADVPHAQRLTTSGTFIHGNYWAVPSVFGSSNTSHGCVGLRDTKGAGDSSVPGYRFYESSMLGDVVVVENSGERTVEASNGLNGWNLSWADWQAGSAL, from the coding sequence GTGCTCGCGCTGAGCGGTTGTGGCGCTCCGGCGGGCGCCGCGGAGGAGAAGGACACGGCTGCGACCGCGGCGTCCGGGACCGGAACGAAGGTGAAGACGCAGGTGAGGACGCCGACGGTCACCGTCACCCCCGCCGACGGCACGAGGAAGGCCGGCTTCGCCGCTCCTGTCGTGGTCTCCGTGGCCGACGGCACGCTGTCGTCGGTCGAGGTGTCCGGCAACGACGGCTCCACGCTGGCCGGATCCTTCGACGACGACCGCACCCGCTGGATCTCGTCCCGCAATCCGTACTCGGGCACCAAATACACGGTCACGGCCAAGGCGACGGGTGGCGTCGAACACATCGCGACGTTCGTCACGAAGTCCCCGGGCCGGACGTTCGCCGGCTATTTCACGCCCGAGGCGAATTCGACGTCCGGAGTCGGCATGCCCGTGTCGATCAACTTCACCGAGGCCGTGAAGGACCGGGCCGCGGTGGAAAAGGCCATCACGGTGACCGCGGAACCCGCGGTCGAGGTGGTGGGCCACTGGTTCGGGAACACCCGGCTGGATTTCCGTCCCGCGCGCTACTGGGCGGCCGGCACGAAGATCACACTGAGCCTGCGTCTGAAGGACGTCGAGGGCGCGGACGGCGTCTACGGGGTCCAGTCCAAGGACGTCACCTTCCGCATCGGCCGCCGTCAGGTGAGCACCGTCGACCTCGCGAGGAAGACCATGACGGTCGAGCGGGACGGGACCACGCTCGCCACCTACCCGGTCAGCGGCGGCGCGCCGGACCACACGACCTGGTCCGGGATCATGGTGATCAGCGAGCGGTTCGAGCAGACCCGGATGCAGTCCTCGACGGTCGGGCTCGGCGACGAGTACGACATCGCGGACGTGCCGCACGCCCAGCGCCTGACCACTTCGGGCACCTTCATCCACGGCAACTACTGGGCCGTGCCCTCGGTGTTCGGGAGCAGCAACACCAGCCACGGCTGCGTCGGCCTGCGCGACACCAAGGGCGCGGGCGACAGCTCCGTGCCGGGTTACCGGTTCTACGAGAGTTCGATGCTCGGGGACGTCGTGGTGGTGGAGAACTCCGGCGAGCGGACCGTCGAGGCGTCGAACGGACTGAACGGCTGGAACCTGTCGTGGGCCGACTGGCAGGCCGGCAGCGCACTTTGA
- a CDS encoding FAD/NAD(P)-binding protein has translation MNPVPQGHTVAIVGAGAAGTLTAVQLCETATRRRTRLRLLLVDPAPEAGRGTAYATDDPRHRLNVPAGGMSGYPDDPGHFTRWLCGHGEPTVRGTDFATRYRYGAYLADTLAQAIVHAHGVVTVRRLRTRAEACVPGPDGGLELRLADGNSLVADSVVLATGPAATTGDWAPPRLRTSERFIRSPWTPGALDGPLARPAGHARGDTCDDVLLVGTGLTAVDLALSLDRPGRTVHALSRTGLLPQAHALSPAPAMAAPEGLDAPTLSTLRRTVYRHIGRAVRAHGDWRPALDSLRPHTARLWHSLTPEERADFLRSEGALWNTHRHRMAPTTAETLDRARTARRLRVHTGGIADAFPGPDGSALLILTNGSRIEAGWVIDCTGPGPRPEDPLWRSLFAAGSAVPGPLGLGVATRGGRLLDREGGSGLPVFTLGAPRRGELWETTAIPEIRVQAAELAEQLLAPLVPRPRPARRRPLDAHGLPLSTHAEAAAAHRTGVERVLKVRAGAEDAFARSVALDPGFALGHAALALLGHECGADVDVPRALADARRCARERADARERSFVDVVTRRVRGEGPDHGARALLGHLTAHPADALALAAAVPTIAFSGINDLDPAYALSLVERAAPAYDGHWFPASLLAFLRQDQGRHEEAAELAGRALAEEPASGHAVHALAHVHYETGAHEKGRDWLDAWVSGHGRGAVHRAHFAWHIALHELALDDSTAVRRRWFAQLAPGRVTGVRALVDSGSLLWRARLSDSWRGPVPATDVLDSVAREIVERPATAFTALHAAVALTAAGDLAALRRLRDHAAGADPVQREVVVPLCEALAALGEERFHEAARGLDALLPVVGRVGGSAAQREVVEETLLYALVAAGRCEAARRLLDARLDRGHAPRDRRLLAALRD, from the coding sequence GTGAATCCAGTCCCTCAGGGGCACACCGTGGCCATCGTCGGAGCGGGCGCCGCCGGCACGCTCACCGCCGTGCAGCTGTGCGAGACGGCGACCCGCCGCCGTACCCGCCTGCGTCTCCTCCTGGTCGACCCCGCCCCCGAGGCCGGGCGCGGCACCGCGTACGCCACGGACGATCCCAGGCACCGCCTGAACGTGCCCGCGGGCGGTATGAGCGGCTATCCCGACGACCCGGGACACTTCACCCGCTGGCTGTGCGGGCACGGCGAACCCACCGTCAGGGGAACCGACTTCGCCACCCGCTATCGATACGGCGCCTACCTCGCCGACACCCTCGCCCAGGCGATCGTCCACGCGCACGGCGTCGTCACCGTGCGCCGGCTGCGGACCAGGGCCGAGGCCTGCGTCCCCGGCCCCGACGGCGGACTTGAGCTCCGGCTCGCCGACGGGAACAGCCTGGTGGCCGACAGCGTGGTCCTCGCCACCGGACCTGCCGCCACGACCGGCGACTGGGCCCCGCCCCGGCTGCGTACCTCCGAACGGTTCATCCGCTCGCCCTGGACCCCGGGCGCGCTCGACGGACCCCTCGCCCGACCCGCCGGTCACGCACGGGGGGACACGTGCGACGACGTCCTGCTGGTGGGGACCGGGCTCACCGCGGTCGACCTCGCGCTCAGCCTCGACCGCCCCGGGCGCACCGTGCACGCCCTCTCCCGCACGGGTCTGCTGCCGCAAGCGCACGCGCTCAGCCCCGCACCGGCGATGGCCGCGCCCGAAGGACTCGACGCGCCGACCCTGTCCACGCTGCGCCGGACCGTCTACCGCCACATCGGCCGTGCCGTCCGCGCCCATGGTGACTGGCGCCCCGCCCTGGACAGTCTCCGCCCGCACACGGCGCGGCTGTGGCACAGCCTCACCCCCGAGGAACGCGCGGACTTCCTGCGGAGCGAGGGCGCGCTCTGGAACACCCACCGGCACCGGATGGCGCCGACCACCGCCGAAACCCTGGACCGTGCCCGCACGGCCCGGCGACTGCGGGTGCACACCGGCGGGATCGCCGACGCCTTCCCCGGTCCTGACGGCTCCGCACTGCTCATCCTCACCAACGGGAGCCGTATCGAGGCCGGTTGGGTGATCGACTGCACCGGACCCGGGCCGCGCCCCGAAGACCCGCTGTGGCGCTCGCTGTTCGCGGCGGGCAGCGCCGTGCCCGGACCGCTCGGGCTCGGCGTCGCGACCCGTGGCGGCCGGCTCCTCGACCGGGAAGGCGGCTCAGGACTCCCGGTGTTCACCCTCGGTGCCCCGCGCCGCGGTGAACTCTGGGAGACCACGGCCATCCCCGAGATCCGTGTCCAGGCCGCGGAGCTGGCCGAGCAGCTGCTCGCGCCCCTGGTACCGCGGCCGCGCCCCGCGCGCCGCCGGCCGCTCGACGCCCACGGGCTCCCGCTGTCCACCCACGCCGAGGCCGCCGCCGCCCACCGCACCGGCGTCGAACGGGTCCTCAAGGTCAGGGCGGGCGCCGAGGACGCCTTCGCGCGTTCCGTCGCCCTCGACCCCGGCTTCGCGCTCGGGCACGCGGCCCTCGCCCTGCTCGGCCACGAATGCGGAGCCGACGTCGACGTGCCCAGGGCGCTCGCCGACGCGCGGCGCTGCGCCCGGGAACGGGCCGACGCGCGCGAACGTTCCTTCGTCGACGTGGTGACCCGCCGTGTGCGTGGCGAGGGACCCGACCACGGGGCCCGGGCCCTGCTCGGACATCTCACCGCCCACCCCGCCGACGCCCTGGCGCTCGCCGCGGCCGTCCCCACCATCGCCTTCTCCGGCATCAACGACCTCGATCCGGCCTACGCGTTGAGCTTGGTCGAGCGTGCCGCGCCTGCCTACGACGGGCACTGGTTCCCGGCCTCGCTCCTCGCCTTCCTGCGCCAGGACCAGGGCCGCCACGAGGAGGCCGCCGAACTCGCCGGACGCGCGCTCGCCGAGGAGCCCGCCTCCGGACACGCGGTGCACGCACTCGCCCACGTCCACTACGAGACGGGCGCCCACGAGAAGGGCCGCGACTGGCTGGACGCCTGGGTGTCCGGGCACGGGCGCGGTGCCGTCCACCGTGCCCACTTCGCCTGGCACATCGCTCTGCACGAACTGGCCCTGGACGATTCCACGGCCGTCCGCAGGCGCTGGTTCGCCCAGCTCGCCCCGGGACGCGTGACCGGCGTACGCGCCCTGGTCGACTCCGGGTCGCTGCTGTGGCGGGCCCGGCTCAGTGACAGCTGGCGGGGGCCGGTGCCCGCGACGGACGTGCTCGACAGCGTCGCCCGCGAGATCGTGGAACGGCCCGCGACCGCCTTCACCGCGCTGCACGCCGCCGTCGCGCTCACCGCCGCAGGCGATCTCGCGGCACTGCGCCGGCTGCGGGACCACGCCGCCGGCGCCGATCCGGTGCAGCGCGAGGTCGTCGTCCCCCTGTGCGAGGCCCTCGCGGCCCTCGGCGAGGAACGCTTCCACGAGGCGGCCCGGGGCCTGGACGCGCTGCTGCCGGTCGTCGGCCGGGTCGGCGGCAGCGCGGCCCAGCGCGAGGTCGTCGAGGAGACCCTGCTGTACGCCCTGGTCGCGGCGGGCCGCTGCGAGGCGGCCCGCCGTCTCCTGGACGCCCGGCTCGACCGGGGCCACGCGCCCCGCGACCGGCGTCTGCTGGCGGCGCTGCGCGACTGA
- a CDS encoding IclR family transcriptional regulator: protein MAGRERAAPSASGRLLAVLAAFDHEHAALSLTDISRRAGLSLTTAHRLVAALTGWGALERDVNGVYHVGLRLWELAALAPRGLALRQVALPFLEDLYEATHENVQLAVMDGTEVVYTEWIAGRSSVGVRIQVGARWPLHATGVGLALLAHARPAVQEGYCSGALAAYTPYTITDPVRLRRVLAEVRRTGVVVSSRQITDDALSVAAPVRGADGSVVAAVSLVVPWAEARVPALIPAVRVAARGISRALGWRPAPPGEPRA, encoded by the coding sequence ATGGCAGGCCGGGAGCGCGCCGCCCCCTCCGCTTCCGGCCGCCTGCTCGCCGTTCTCGCCGCGTTCGACCACGAGCACGCGGCGCTGTCCCTGACGGACATCAGCCGCCGGGCCGGCCTCAGCCTCACCACCGCGCACCGGCTGGTGGCCGCGCTGACCGGGTGGGGCGCGCTGGAGCGGGACGTGAACGGCGTCTACCACGTGGGCCTGCGGCTGTGGGAGCTCGCGGCGCTGGCCCCGCGCGGTCTCGCGCTGCGCCAGGTCGCCCTGCCCTTCCTCGAGGACCTGTACGAAGCGACCCACGAGAACGTGCAGTTGGCGGTCATGGACGGGACCGAGGTCGTCTACACCGAGTGGATCGCGGGGCGTTCGTCGGTCGGTGTACGCATCCAGGTAGGCGCCCGCTGGCCGCTGCACGCGACGGGCGTCGGCCTCGCGCTGCTCGCGCACGCGCGGCCCGCCGTCCAAGAGGGCTACTGCTCCGGCGCGTTGGCCGCGTACACCCCGTACACGATCACGGACCCGGTCCGTCTGCGCCGTGTGCTGGCCGAAGTCCGGCGCACGGGTGTGGTGGTGAGCAGTCGTCAGATCACGGACGACGCGCTGTCCGTGGCCGCTCCGGTGCGGGGCGCGGACGGTTCGGTGGTCGCGGCCGTGTCGCTCGTCGTGCCCTGGGCCGAGGCACGGGTACCGGCGCTGATCCCGGCGGTGCGCGTGGCGGCCCGGGGGATCTCCCGTGCCCTGGGCTGGCGTCCGGCACCGCCCGGCGAGCCACGGGCCTGA
- a CDS encoding 6-phospho-beta-glucosidase — MRLTILGGGGFRVPLVYGALLGDRAEGRVTRVVLHDLDAGRLSAVARVLAEQAAGDPGAPEVTVTTDLDEALRGADFVFSAIRVGGLEGRAADERVALAEGVLGQETVGAGGIAYGLRTVPVAVDIARRVARLAPDAWVINFTNPAGLVTEAMSRHLGDRVIGICDSPVGLGRRIAKVLGANPREAWIDYVGLNHLGWVRGLRVAGRDELPRLLADPALLGSFEEGRLFGPQWLQSLGAVPNEYLHYYYFNRETVDAYQRAEKTRGAFLRDQQAGFYEEMRRPDAGALSAWERTRAEREATYMAENRDAAGAGEREEDDLSGGYEKVALALMRAIARDERTTLILNVRNRGTLGVLDAEAVIEVPCLVDANGAHPVAVDPLPGHAAGLVCAVKAVEREVLSAAESGSRTTAVKAFALHPLVDSVGVARALVDGYTAVHPGLAYLT, encoded by the coding sequence GTGAGGCTGACCATTCTGGGCGGCGGCGGATTCCGTGTCCCGCTCGTCTACGGGGCACTCCTCGGGGACCGGGCCGAGGGCCGCGTCACCCGCGTCGTGCTGCACGACCTGGACGCGGGACGGCTCTCGGCCGTGGCCCGGGTCCTGGCCGAGCAGGCGGCCGGGGACCCCGGCGCGCCGGAGGTGACCGTCACCACCGACCTCGACGAGGCCCTGCGCGGCGCCGACTTCGTCTTCTCCGCCATCCGCGTCGGCGGCCTGGAGGGGCGTGCGGCGGACGAGCGGGTCGCCCTGGCCGAGGGCGTCCTCGGCCAGGAGACGGTCGGCGCCGGTGGGATCGCCTACGGCCTGCGTACCGTGCCCGTCGCCGTGGACATCGCCCGGCGGGTGGCCCGGCTCGCGCCCGACGCCTGGGTCATCAACTTCACCAACCCGGCCGGACTGGTCACCGAGGCCATGTCCCGCCACCTCGGCGACCGGGTCATCGGCATCTGCGACTCCCCGGTCGGCCTCGGCCGCCGCATCGCCAAGGTCCTCGGCGCGAACCCGCGCGAGGCGTGGATCGACTACGTGGGGCTCAACCACCTCGGCTGGGTACGGGGCCTGCGGGTCGCGGGCCGCGACGAACTCCCGCGGCTGCTCGCCGACCCCGCCCTGCTCGGCTCCTTCGAGGAGGGCAGGCTCTTCGGCCCGCAGTGGCTCCAGTCCCTCGGCGCCGTCCCCAACGAGTACCTGCACTACTACTACTTCAACCGCGAGACCGTGGACGCCTACCAGCGGGCCGAGAAGACGCGCGGCGCCTTCCTGCGCGACCAACAGGCCGGTTTCTACGAGGAGATGCGGCGACCGGACGCCGGGGCCCTGTCCGCCTGGGAACGCACCCGGGCCGAGCGCGAGGCCACGTACATGGCGGAGAACCGCGACGCCGCCGGTGCAGGCGAACGCGAGGAGGACGATCTCTCCGGCGGCTACGAGAAGGTGGCGCTCGCGCTGATGCGGGCCATCGCCCGCGACGAACGGACCACCCTGATCCTCAACGTCCGCAACCGGGGCACGCTCGGCGTCCTCGACGCCGAGGCCGTCATCGAGGTGCCCTGCCTGGTCGACGCCAACGGCGCCCACCCCGTGGCCGTCGACCCGCTGCCGGGCCACGCCGCCGGACTGGTGTGCGCGGTCAAGGCGGTGGAGCGCGAGGTGCTCTCCGCCGCCGAGTCCGGCTCCCGTACGACCGCGGTGAAGGCCTTCGCCCTGCATCCGCTCGTCGACTCGGTCGGCGTGGCACGCGCGCTCGTCGACGGCTACACGGCCGTGCACCCGGGTCTCGCCTATCTGACATGA
- a CDS encoding ABC transporter ATP-binding protein, with translation MDRPLAVRARGITKCFGDVVALDGVDLDVTPGQIHGLAGPNGAGKTTLLGLLLGLAVADEGRLEILGTPIGRALAAPGGVAGFVDGPGLYPSLTARQNLTALAALRGRSARAAGVDGVLAEVGLTDVADDPARGYSLGMRQRLGLAAALLTGPRLLVLDEPSNGLDPAGKRHVHGVLDRLAGNGTAVVLSSHRMDDLQALCSEVTILATGRVVFSGPLGKLAAENRELDYRLLTSDPAAARPLALGTPGIRVVDGAAPRHDTDALVVRALVPAVDELVARLVGAGVALRELAPVVSPLEAAFLALTEPKENGG, from the coding sequence ATGGACAGACCTCTCGCCGTCCGGGCTCGCGGGATCACCAAGTGCTTCGGGGACGTCGTGGCACTCGACGGCGTCGATCTGGACGTGACACCGGGTCAGATCCACGGCCTGGCCGGACCGAACGGCGCCGGCAAGACGACCCTGCTCGGTCTGCTGCTGGGTCTGGCCGTCGCCGACGAAGGCCGGCTCGAGATCCTCGGCACCCCCATCGGACGGGCGCTCGCCGCCCCCGGCGGGGTCGCCGGCTTCGTCGACGGGCCCGGCCTCTACCCCTCGCTCACCGCCCGGCAGAACCTCACCGCCCTGGCCGCGCTCCGCGGCCGGAGCGCGCGCGCAGCCGGTGTCGACGGGGTGCTGGCCGAGGTCGGGCTCACCGATGTCGCCGACGATCCGGCCCGCGGCTACTCCCTGGGCATGCGCCAGCGGCTCGGCCTCGCGGCCGCCCTGCTCACCGGGCCCCGGCTGCTCGTGCTCGACGAGCCGTCCAACGGCCTCGACCCGGCGGGCAAACGCCATGTCCACGGCGTTCTCGACCGGCTCGCCGGGAACGGGACCGCGGTCGTCCTCTCCAGCCACCGCATGGACGACCTCCAGGCCCTGTGCTCCGAGGTCACCATCCTCGCGACAGGACGGGTCGTCTTCTCCGGCCCGCTGGGCAAACTGGCCGCCGAGAACCGCGAACTCGACTACCGGCTGCTCACCTCGGATCCGGCGGCCGCCCGTCCGCTGGCCCTCGGCACGCCCGGAATCCGCGTCGTCGACGGCGCGGCTCCACGGCACGACACCGACGCGCTCGTCGTACGGGCCCTCGTGCCCGCCGTCGACGAACTGGTGGCACGGCTCGTGGGCGCCGGCGTCGCGCTGCGCGAGCTCGCCCCCGTCGTGTCGCCCCTCGAAGCCGCGTTCCTCGCCCTCACCGAGCCGAAGGAGAACGGCGGATGA
- a CDS encoding ABC transporter permease, with product MTATVAEDSGVEAQGPDEDGAPVPRVPVVRVYRFELVKLVSQWRIRLLVLACWIVPALFVAAVSRQSTLPVDTLFGRWMHATGWAGALVTLGFAGTWALPLLTSVVAGDVFASEDRLGTWRHLLVAVRSPRRIFAAKALAGLTVLLLLVAGLVASSSAGGAVAVGDQPLVGLDGHLLTPGDAAAKVLLAWACVLAPTLALAAVGLLGSITLGRSPMGLLLPALVALAMQLAQMMPLPVAVRLALPSYAFIAWNGLFTGPAQLGPLLIGIAVSLLWALTATVSAHLLFMRRDFTDTAHDGPGRGAVTAGLLPLAGLAAVTALTVGAATGATGSGIEQDKVQRSAATAFAHLYRLQTRQLNRPAVTEAQLKVTADCDKGSVKVAAEGPGNDWRCVVSWHLPGVDAVGTAVYQLDITPDGRYMADGDGPKEVNGYFLVRTPTGDAPNPLWQFDGNVDLLASSKG from the coding sequence ATGACCGCGACCGTCGCGGAGGACTCCGGAGTCGAGGCCCAGGGCCCGGACGAGGACGGCGCCCCCGTCCCCCGGGTCCCGGTCGTCCGCGTCTACCGCTTCGAACTCGTCAAACTCGTCTCGCAGTGGCGGATCCGCCTGCTGGTCCTCGCCTGCTGGATCGTGCCCGCGCTGTTCGTGGCCGCGGTCAGCAGGCAGAGCACGCTTCCCGTCGACACGCTCTTCGGCCGCTGGATGCACGCCACCGGGTGGGCCGGGGCGCTGGTGACGCTCGGTTTCGCGGGCACCTGGGCGCTCCCCCTGCTCACCTCGGTCGTCGCCGGTGACGTGTTCGCCTCCGAGGACCGGCTCGGCACCTGGCGCCATCTGCTCGTGGCGGTACGGTCACCGCGCCGGATCTTCGCCGCCAAGGCACTGGCCGGCCTCACCGTCCTCCTGCTCCTCGTGGCCGGACTGGTCGCCTCCAGCTCGGCCGGCGGGGCCGTTGCGGTCGGTGACCAGCCGCTCGTCGGCCTCGACGGCCATCTGCTGACACCGGGGGACGCCGCCGCGAAGGTCCTGCTCGCCTGGGCCTGCGTCCTCGCCCCGACCCTGGCCCTGGCCGCCGTGGGACTGCTCGGCTCCATCACCCTCGGACGGTCCCCGATGGGACTGCTGCTGCCCGCGCTCGTCGCCCTCGCGATGCAGCTCGCCCAGATGATGCCGCTGCCCGTCGCCGTGCGGCTGGCGCTGCCCAGCTACGCCTTCATCGCCTGGAACGGCCTGTTCACCGGCCCCGCCCAGCTCGGCCCGCTCCTCATCGGCATCGCGGTCAGCCTGCTGTGGGCACTGACCGCGACGGTGTCGGCCCATCTCCTCTTCATGCGGCGGGACTTCACCGACACGGCCCACGACGGACCGGGCCGTGGCGCGGTCACCGCCGGACTCCTGCCGCTCGCCGGGCTGGCCGCCGTCACGGCCCTGACCGTCGGCGCCGCCACGGGGGCCACCGGCTCCGGGATCGAACAGGACAAGGTGCAGCGCTCGGCCGCGACGGCGTTCGCGCACCTCTACCGGCTCCAGACCCGGCAGCTCAACCGCCCCGCCGTCACGGAGGCACAGCTCAAGGTCACGGCGGACTGCGACAAGGGCAGCGTCAAGGTCGCGGCCGAGGGTCCGGGCAACGACTGGCGCTGTGTCGTCTCCTGGCACCTTCCCGGCGTCGACGCCGTGGGGACGGCCGTCTACCAGCTCGACATCACCCCGGACGGCCGATACATGGCCGACGGTGACGGACCGAAGGAGGTGAACGGCTACTTCCTGGTCCGCACACCGACCGGGGACGCACCGAACCCGCTCTGGCAGTTCGACGGGAATGTCGACCTGCTCGCCAGCTCGAAGGGATGA